From Patescibacteria group bacterium, a single genomic window includes:
- the recX gene encoding regulatory protein RecX gives MEVFEKYYTIAVKFLSFRPRSEKEVRNKLSEKKAPSEVIDAIIKLLKEQRFINDEDFIRWWREQRTRFRPKSDRAIKQELRRKGIDKELIEKIFAEQEMTMYSDLDKARILVKKQLTKINKMPLDEQYRKLGAYLARRGFDWETIKRAIDDILKKQYNSF, from the coding sequence ATGGAGGTATTTGAAAAATATTATACGATCGCTGTTAAATTCCTCTCGTTTCGTCCACGTTCAGAAAAAGAAGTAAGAAATAAGTTATCTGAAAAAAAAGCACCTTCTGAGGTGATTGATGCAATTATCAAACTTCTCAAAGAGCAAAGATTTATTAATGATGAGGATTTTATTAGATGGTGGAGGGAACAGAGAACGCGTTTTCGTCCTAAAAGTGATAGAGCTATCAAACAAGAACTTAGGAGAAAAGGAATAGACAAGGAACTTATCGAAAAGATTTTTGCAGAGCAAGAAATGACAATGTACTCCGATCTTGATAAAGCTAGGATACTGGTGAAGAAACAACTTACTAAGATAAATAAAATGCCTCTTGATGAGCAATATAGGAAACTGGGAGCTTATTTAGCAAGGCGAGGATTTGACTGGGAGACAATTAAGAGAGCAATTGACGATATTTTAAAAAAACAGTATAATTCTTTTTAG
- the rny gene encoding ribonuclease Y has translation MSNSTQQDLIILEKKLLERQERLEERQEELDRAKEEILRKRDEYLKKLEKVSGLTREEAKKLLLEETERDAAQMMSRIIKEKEEEAKATADQKAREIIADSMRHGALDYIAEYTVSIVKVADEEMKGRIIGKEGRNIRTFEQATGVDVDLDEEGVIRLSSFDSVRREIARRSLEKLLRDTRIQPFRIEEIVEQTRKEVEKIMLDEGQKLAAEVGVYNLPTELYQTLGRFKFRTSFGQNLVVHTLEETKIGVHIAHELGADVNVVRLGCLFHDIGKVLEGEGSHVKLGVDYLRRFNLPDAVINCVAEHHEDRPFSSVESIIVHVADAISGARPGARFEDIENYAKRLKEMEEIAKKYEGVEDAYAFEAGRELRVIINPGKLDDSQTTLLAKKIQEEVSRALAVPGEVKVTAIREFRSVYPEHTI, from the coding sequence ATGTCAAACTCAACGCAACAAGATTTAATCATTCTTGAGAAAAAACTTCTTGAACGTCAGGAACGCCTTGAGGAAAGGCAAGAGGAGCTTGATCGTGCAAAAGAAGAGATTCTTAGGAAACGAGATGAGTATCTTAAGAAACTTGAGAAGGTCAGTGGACTTACTCGTGAAGAAGCAAAAAAGCTTCTTCTTGAGGAGACTGAACGTGATGCTGCCCAGATGATGTCTCGTATAATCAAAGAAAAAGAAGAAGAAGCAAAAGCAACTGCTGATCAGAAAGCAAGAGAGATTATTGCTGATTCAATGCGACATGGAGCATTAGATTATATTGCTGAATATACAGTTTCTATTGTTAAGGTAGCAGATGAGGAAATGAAAGGACGCATTATTGGTAAAGAAGGTCGCAATATCCGCACCTTTGAGCAAGCAACAGGTGTTGATGTAGATCTTGATGAAGAAGGGGTAATTCGACTTTCATCTTTTGATTCAGTAAGACGCGAGATCGCTAGACGATCACTTGAGAAACTGCTCAGAGATACCCGTATCCAACCATTTAGAATTGAAGAAATCGTTGAACAGACTCGAAAAGAGGTTGAAAAAATTATGCTTGATGAGGGTCAAAAACTTGCAGCTGAAGTTGGAGTGTATAACTTACCTACTGAACTTTATCAAACTCTCGGAAGATTTAAATTCCGTACCTCCTTTGGACAGAATCTTGTTGTTCATACATTGGAGGAAACAAAAATTGGTGTACATATAGCACACGAGCTGGGAGCTGACGTCAATGTTGTCAGGCTTGGTTGTCTTTTCCATGATATTGGAAAAGTGCTCGAGGGTGAGGGAAGCCATGTCAAACTGGGTGTTGACTATTTGAGACGATTTAATCTCCCTGATGCGGTTATCAACTGTGTTGCTGAACATCATGAAGATAGACCATTCTCTTCTGTTGAGTCAATAATTGTTCATGTTGCTGATGCTATTTCCGGTGCAAGGCCTGGAGCAAGGTTTGAGGATATTGAAAATTACGCAAAACGACTAAAAGAGATGGAAGAGATAGCTAAAAAATATGAGGGAGTTGAAGACGCTTATGCATTTGAAGCTGGGCGGGAGCTTCGAGTAATTATCAATCCAGGAAAATTAGATGATTCGCAGACTACTCTTCTAGCAAAAAAGATTCAGGAGGAAGTAAGTCGTGCTCTGGCTGTCCCCGGTGAAGTAAAAGTAACAGCAATTCGTGAATTTCGTTCTGTTTATCCTGAACATACAATCTAA
- a CDS encoding transcriptional regulator has product MIRLTKKDLIEIVAKKSNLTNKAAREAVQTMLNTIRDSLRRGEKVVLTGFGTFNIRTRRQRVGRNPKTGEKIMLAARKTPGFTPGKTFKKAIR; this is encoded by the coding sequence GTGATTAGATTGACAAAAAAAGACCTTATTGAGATCGTTGCCAAAAAGTCAAATCTTACTAATAAAGCAGCAAGAGAAGCTGTACAAACAATGCTGAATACAATTCGTGATTCTCTCAGAAGAGGAGAAAAGGTAGTATTGACTGGTTTTGGGACATTTAATATTCGGACTCGCCGTCAACGTGTTGGGAGAAATCCGAAAACAGGCGAGAAGATTATGCTTGCTGCACGGAAAACCCCAGGATTTACACCTGGAAAAACATTTAAAAAAGCGATCCGTTGA
- the tsaD gene encoding tRNA N6-adenosine threonylcarbamoyltransferase, which produces MTILGIETSCDETGAAVLSTSNNRLTLLANSLSSSIALHSTTGGIIPEVAAREQLRYIIPVIKEALKKGLSYDLGSPKPPPLDAIAVTYGPGLIGSLLVGVETAKTLSLVWNKELIPINHLYGHIYANWLQYSNIYLPAIALVISGGHTDLVYLRQHNDITVIGGTRDDAAGEAFDKIGRLLNLPYPAGPAISHLAEKGNAHAFDLPRPMIRSHDFDFSFSGLKTAVLNLVKKNKWEFHDPKFVSNNKQILYDLCASVQQAIIDVVVIKTLKAAKKYRVRSILLGGGVAANKKLKEDLQMAVKENLQKTDLFIPPKEFCTDNGAMIAAAAVFTPFRSSWKSLSVDPELYY; this is translated from the coding sequence ATGACTATTCTCGGGATTGAAACATCATGCGATGAAACAGGAGCAGCAGTATTAAGCACTTCCAATAATCGGCTCACTCTACTGGCAAATAGTCTATCTTCTTCAATAGCGCTTCACTCGACAACAGGAGGGATTATACCAGAGGTGGCAGCTCGTGAACAATTACGCTATATTATTCCCGTTATTAAAGAAGCCTTAAAAAAAGGACTTTCCTATGATCTTGGTAGCCCTAAACCACCTCCTTTGGATGCTATCGCTGTAACCTATGGTCCAGGACTTATAGGATCGCTTCTAGTTGGCGTTGAAACAGCTAAAACACTCTCTCTTGTTTGGAATAAAGAATTAATTCCTATCAACCATCTCTATGGACATATTTATGCAAATTGGTTACAGTACTCTAATATCTACCTACCTGCCATTGCTCTGGTAATATCAGGAGGTCATACTGACTTAGTCTATCTTAGACAGCACAATGATATCACTGTGATTGGTGGAACAAGGGATGATGCAGCAGGAGAAGCGTTTGATAAGATTGGAAGACTTCTTAATCTGCCGTATCCTGCAGGACCTGCAATTTCTCATCTTGCAGAAAAAGGTAACGCTCATGCATTTGATCTTCCTCGTCCTATGATTAGATCTCATGATTTTGATTTTAGTTTTAGTGGACTTAAAACTGCAGTACTCAATTTAGTTAAAAAGAACAAGTGGGAATTTCACGATCCCAAGTTTGTATCCAACAACAAACAAATTCTTTATGATTTATGCGCTTCTGTTCAACAAGCAATTATTGATGTCGTAGTAATAAAAACACTTAAAGCAGCCAAAAAATATCGAGTTAGATCCATTCTTCTTGGAGGAGGCGTTGCCGCCAACAAAAAACTTAAAGAAGATCTACAAATGGCAGTGAAAGAAAATCTACAAAAGACCGATCTTTTTATACCACCAAAGGAATTCTGCACAGATAATGGAGCGATGATTGCAGCAGCAGCTGTTTTCACACCTTTTCGATCCTCTTGGAAAAGTCTATCAGTTGACCCAGAATTATATTACTAA